One window of Opisthocomus hoazin isolate bOpiHoa1 chromosome 15, bOpiHoa1.hap1, whole genome shotgun sequence genomic DNA carries:
- the CIITA gene encoding MHC class II transactivator isoform X1: MDSAFVSENGYLDLLHSNIDPLHLYTLLDPKSSGNEEGDFSADPEVDASNCDQINNMDYLCALENGENGDELYLCSNTIEAYARIAELAEYVLKDQQEKQVEDTFAGNLILDEMAAENTEKFPDIKMQECHKRTFLGSAESCSDASEPKYRKTVDIPAVSAGNGSFVAMPLNSHPVSSTSLTNQHVSFPVPATNPLERSLTIPGMYGSSAPLIPECLPVGVKGSQENTGLAEPPQQILNFVLGNGTSDVILYPVLTSSTETLISPSFPVSLCGLETFKEVRVPIIPSEEPFKRPKPVEAFHTSLMDYFRDVCRSVAMEREIALDHLFIDETLVQNQTEMKTGKNSVKAMEKELITCSLQGKEKAALKRSQIFQVPGGKDLETKVIVVLGKAGMGKSILVQKICQDWSNGEFSQFEFVFSFDCKQISLPEKRYSLKDLLLEFFVKPQEGSKEIFEYILQNPAKVLLVFDGFEGLHDHENFPRCLASQPEKDLCNIKDLLSGLIQKKILNGCTLLLTARPKDKVYQYVSKVDKTIEMAGFSPQQRELYITKYFKGLPYCDNALKLIKEREYLFSHCYSPVMCRFVCFLCEMVLEMGDKSLPSTLTTVFLKFVQQKIIPMQTDVTAVQNQESLSTLARLAWCLGEKHQSAMKSDLLPSKEVKEFALKYGFFLPFAFPKHSDTGEEEFGSTFSDFVIQNFLGALHLMLAEEIKDKSLTKYLSFPSKKKKPYNWLDLVPRFLAGLLFLQDDPYFCSLSNKDVKQSAKKQKTLLKYIRRLQINELCPERLLELLHCIYEAQSDYLFQHVALRLQPDLSFLGIILTPPDVHVLHSILKWSRKEFSLDLRNSRIDMQGLKDLAGLKNVASFRASLSDTVRLWKSLEQTKDYELLRASTEKFVLDPFKAKTMKDISDLSDLVEMQERMISCVQDASGCSSYEIPAIKNLRKLEFALGPVCGLRGFLKLVEILAAFPSLQHLDLDALSENGIGDEGAKSLSEVFPTLTSLETLNLSQNKITDVGAEKLATALPSLYSLKTLSLYNNSICDFGAENLAKVLPEMASLRVLDVQYNKITGVGAQQLTESLRKCPHIKNLVMWNPTIPYGVLEHLQQLDSRISV, from the exons ATGGATTCAGCATTCGTGTCGGAAAATGGCTATCTTGATTTGCTGCACAGTAATATCGATCCATTGCATCTGTATACTCTCCTTGATCCGAAGTCATCTGGAAATGAAGAAGGTGACTTCTCTGCAG ATCCTGAAGTTGATGCCAGCAACTGTGATCAGATCAATAATATGGATTATCTGTGTGCATTGGAAAATGGTGAAAATGGGGATGAATTGTATCTCTGTTCCAACACCATAGAAGCTTATGCTAGAATAG CTGAATTAGCAGAATATGTACTCAAAGATCAGCAGGAGAAGCAGGTGGAAGACACTTTTG CAGGGAATCTTATTTTGGATGAAATGGCTGCTGAAAACACTGAGAAATTTCCTGACATAAAGATGCAGGAATGTCACAAACGAA CCTTCTTAGGCTCTGCAGAGAGTTGTTCCGATGCTTCAGAACCCAAATACAGGAAAACTG tggacaTCCCTGCGGTGTCTGCAGGGAATGGCAGTTTCGTAGCTATGCCTCTCAACAGCCATCCAGTGAGCTCCACCTCGCTAACCAACCAGCACGTGTCCTTTCCTGTTCCTGCTACCAACCCCTTGGAAAGAAGTCTCACAATTCCTGGGATGTACG GATCTTCAGCACCTTTGATTCCAGAGTGTCTACCTGTTGGCGTGAAAGGGAGCCAAGAGAATACAGGCTTAGCAGAGCCTCCTCAGCAGATACTTAACTTTGTTCTTGGAAATGGCACATCTGATGTTATATTATATCCAG TGCTGACTTCTTCCACGGAAACATTGATATCCCCAAGTTTTCCAGTTAGTTTATGTG gttTAGAAACGTTCAAAGAAGTACGAGTTCCCATAATTCCTTCTGAAGAACCTTTCAAAAGACCAA agcCAGTGGAAGCTTTCCATACATCACTTATGGATTATTTCCGAGACGTGTGCAGATCTGTGGCCATGGAGCGTGAAATAGCTCTTGATCACCTGTTTATTGATGAGACACTTGTTCAAAACCAAACTGAAATGAAGACTGGGAAGAACAGTGTAAAAGCAATGGAAAAGGAGCTGATAACTTGCAGTctgcaagggaaggaaaaggcagcCCTTAAAAGAAGCCAAATATTTCAAGTCCCAGGAGGTAAAGACTTAGAGACTAAAGTGATTGTGGTGCTGGGAAAAGCAGGAATGGGCAAAAGCATTCTTGTTCAGAAGATCTGCCAGGACTGGTCCAATGGAGAGTTTTCTCAATTTGAATTTGTATTTTCGTTTGACTGCAAACAAATAAGCTTGCCTGAGAAGCGATATAGCCTGAAGGATCTGCTGCTTGAATTCTTTGTAAAACCTCAAGAGGGAAGCAAAGAGATCTTTGAGTATATCTTGCAAAATCCTGCTAAAGTCCTTCTGGTTTTTGATGGCTTTGAAGGGTTGCATGATCATGAAAATTTTCCTCGTTGCTTGGCCAGCCAGCCTGAAAAAGACTTGTGCAATATAAAGGATCTGCTTTCAGGACTGATCCAAAAAAAGATACTCAATGGTTGTACTTTATTACTTACAGCAAGACCAAAAGACAAGGTGTACCAGTATGTGTCCAAAGTGGATAAGACTATTGAAATGGCAGGATTTTCCCCTCAGCAGAGAGAACTGTACATAACCAAATACTTCAAAGGATTACCCTACTGTGATAATGCACTGAAATTAATCAAAGAGCGTGAGTACTTGTTCAGTCACTGTTACAGCCCTGTTATGTgtagatttgtttgttttctctgtgagaTGGTACTTGAAATGGGAGACAAAAGCCTTCCTTCAACTCTTACTACAGTCTTCCTGAAATTTGTTCAGCAAAAGATAATACCTATGCAAACAGATGTTACAGCTGTGCAAAATCAAGAGAGTCTTTCTACGCTAGCCCGCTTAGCCTGGTGTCTTGGAGAAAAGCACCAAAGTGCCATGAAAAGTGATCTTCTTCCTTCTAAGGAAGTTAAAGAGTTTGCTCTGAAATATGGATTTTTCCTGCCATTTGCATTCCCCAAACACTCAGATACTGGAGAAGAGGAATTTGGGAGCACATTCTCTGATTTTGTCATTCAGAATTTTTTGGGTGCGCTTCACCTTATGTTAGCAGAAGAGATCAAGGATAAAAGCCTAACAAAGTACCTGTCTTTTCCATCCAAGAAGAAAAAACCTTATAACTGGTTAGATTTAGTGCCTCGATTTTTGGCTGGATTGCTGTTCCTCCAGGATGACCCCTACTTCTGCTCCCTTTCAAATAAGGATGTAAAACAATCAGCTAAGAAGCAGAAAACACTCTTGAAGTATATTAGAAGGCTGCAGATAAATGAGCTCTGTCCGGAGAGGTTACTTGAGCTTTTACATTGTATTTATGAGGCACAAAGCGATTATCTTTTCCAGCACGTGGCCTTAAGGCTCCAGCCAGACCTGTCTTTTCTGGGCATAATTCTTACACCACCTGATGTCCACGTACTGCACTCTATTTTAAAATGGTCAAGAAAAGAGTTTTCCTTGGATTTGCGAAACAGCAGAATTGACATGCAAGGGCTGAAAGACTTGGCTGGCCTAAAGAACGTGGCGTCATTCAG GGCCTCCCTCAGTGACACGGTCAGGCTCTGGAAATCTTTAGAACAGACAAAAGACTACGAACTGCTGAGAGCATCAACAGAGAAATTTGTTCTTGATCCCTTTAAGGCAAAGACAATGAAGGACATCAGTGACCTTTCAGACCTCGTAGAGATGCAGGAGAGGATGATCAGTTG TGTGCAAGATGCATCTGGTTGCAGCAGCTATGAAATTCCTGCTATCAAAAACCTCAGAAAACTAGAATTTGC ACTGGGTCCAGTATGTGGCCTACGGGGATTCCTAAAACTCGTGGAAATCCTTGCAGCATTTCCATCACTTCAGCATTTAGA CCTTGATGCTCTGAGTGAAAATGGCATAGGAGATGAAGGAGCAAAGAGTCTGTCTGAGGTCTTTCCAACCCTGACATCACTGGAAACATTAAA CTTATCGCAGAATAAGATAACAGATGTGGGTGCGGAGAAATTAGCTACAGCTCTGCCTTCGTTGTATTCATTAAAGACACTAAG
- the CIITA gene encoding MHC class II transactivator isoform X2: MNLFKEILPRVRKILSTATASDDHALLNLMLKEDVISKEYHQALLREKDREDLARKISLTFVEKWDLYLNTLVPLCCLNLYGGKPQNVTDNEPTGSKYISDSKRQTMDSAFVSENGYLDLLHSNIDPLHLYTLLDPKSSGNEEGDFSADPEVDASNCDQINNMDYLCALENGENGDELYLCSNTIEAYARIAELAEYVLKDQQEKQVEDTFAGNLILDEMAAENTEKFPDIKMQECHKRTFLGSAESCSDASEPKYRKTVDIPAVSAGNGSFVAMPLNSHPVSSTSLTNQHVSFPVPATNPLERSLTIPGMYGSSAPLIPECLPVGVKGSQENTGLAEPPQQILNFVLGNGTSDVILYPVLTSSTETLISPSFPVSLCGLETFKEVRVPIIPSEEPFKRPKPVEAFHTSLMDYFRDVCRSVAMEREIALDHLFIDETLVQNQTEMKTGKNSVKAMEKELITCSLQGKEKAALKRSQIFQVPGGKDLETKVIVVLGKAGMGKSILVQKICQDWSNGEFSQFEFVFSFDCKQISLPEKRYSLKDLLLEFFVKPQEGSKEIFEYILQNPAKVLLVFDGFEGLHDHENFPRCLASQPEKDLCNIKDLLSGLIQKKILNGCTLLLTARPKDKVYQYVSKVDKTIEMAGFSPQQRELYITKYFKGLPYCDNALKLIKEREYLFSHCYSPVMCRFVCFLCEMVLEMGDKSLPSTLTTVFLKFVQQKIIPMQTDVTAVQNQESLSTLARLAWCLGEKHQSAMKSDLLPSKEVKEFALKYGFFLPFAFPKHSDTGEEEFGSTFSDFVIQNFLGALHLMLAEEIKDKSLTKYLSFPSKKKKPYNWLDLVPRFLAGLLFLQDDPYFCSLSNKDVKQSAKKQKTLLKYIRRLQINELCPERLLELLHCIYEAQSDYLFQHVALRLQPDLSFLGIILTPPDVHVLHSILKWSRKEFSLDLRNSRIDMQGLKDLAGLKNVASFRASLSDTVRLWKSLEQTKDYELLRASTEKFVLDPFKAKTMKDISDLSDLVEMQERMISCVQDASGCSSYEIPAIKNLRKLEFALGPVCGLRGFLKLVEILAAFPSLQHLDLDALSENGIGDEGAKSLSEVFPTLTSLETLNLSQNKITDVGAEKLATALPSLYSLKTLSLYNNSICDFGAENLAKVLPEMASLRVLDVQYNKITGVGAQQLTESLRKCPHIKNLVMWNPTIPYGVLEHLQQLDSRISV; this comes from the exons ATGAACCTCTTTAAGGAGATCCTGCCTAGAGTAAGGAAGATTCTTTCAACTGCTACAGCCTCTGATGACCACGCGCTGCTTAACCTCATGCTGAAAGAAGATGTGATATCCAAGGAGTACCATCAAGCCTTGCTCCGTGAAAAAGACAGAGAGGACCTCGCAAGGAAGATATCTCTGACATTTGTGGAAAAATGGGACCTGTACTTGAACACTTTGGTTCCCCTCTGTTGTTTAAACCTCTATGGCGGTAAGCCTCAAAATGTGACAGATAATGAGCCAACAGGAAGCAAGTACATTTCTg ACAGCAAGAGACAAACCATGGATTCAGCATTCGTGTCGGAAAATGGCTATCTTGATTTGCTGCACAGTAATATCGATCCATTGCATCTGTATACTCTCCTTGATCCGAAGTCATCTGGAAATGAAGAAGGTGACTTCTCTGCAG ATCCTGAAGTTGATGCCAGCAACTGTGATCAGATCAATAATATGGATTATCTGTGTGCATTGGAAAATGGTGAAAATGGGGATGAATTGTATCTCTGTTCCAACACCATAGAAGCTTATGCTAGAATAG CTGAATTAGCAGAATATGTACTCAAAGATCAGCAGGAGAAGCAGGTGGAAGACACTTTTG CAGGGAATCTTATTTTGGATGAAATGGCTGCTGAAAACACTGAGAAATTTCCTGACATAAAGATGCAGGAATGTCACAAACGAA CCTTCTTAGGCTCTGCAGAGAGTTGTTCCGATGCTTCAGAACCCAAATACAGGAAAACTG tggacaTCCCTGCGGTGTCTGCAGGGAATGGCAGTTTCGTAGCTATGCCTCTCAACAGCCATCCAGTGAGCTCCACCTCGCTAACCAACCAGCACGTGTCCTTTCCTGTTCCTGCTACCAACCCCTTGGAAAGAAGTCTCACAATTCCTGGGATGTACG GATCTTCAGCACCTTTGATTCCAGAGTGTCTACCTGTTGGCGTGAAAGGGAGCCAAGAGAATACAGGCTTAGCAGAGCCTCCTCAGCAGATACTTAACTTTGTTCTTGGAAATGGCACATCTGATGTTATATTATATCCAG TGCTGACTTCTTCCACGGAAACATTGATATCCCCAAGTTTTCCAGTTAGTTTATGTG gttTAGAAACGTTCAAAGAAGTACGAGTTCCCATAATTCCTTCTGAAGAACCTTTCAAAAGACCAA agcCAGTGGAAGCTTTCCATACATCACTTATGGATTATTTCCGAGACGTGTGCAGATCTGTGGCCATGGAGCGTGAAATAGCTCTTGATCACCTGTTTATTGATGAGACACTTGTTCAAAACCAAACTGAAATGAAGACTGGGAAGAACAGTGTAAAAGCAATGGAAAAGGAGCTGATAACTTGCAGTctgcaagggaaggaaaaggcagcCCTTAAAAGAAGCCAAATATTTCAAGTCCCAGGAGGTAAAGACTTAGAGACTAAAGTGATTGTGGTGCTGGGAAAAGCAGGAATGGGCAAAAGCATTCTTGTTCAGAAGATCTGCCAGGACTGGTCCAATGGAGAGTTTTCTCAATTTGAATTTGTATTTTCGTTTGACTGCAAACAAATAAGCTTGCCTGAGAAGCGATATAGCCTGAAGGATCTGCTGCTTGAATTCTTTGTAAAACCTCAAGAGGGAAGCAAAGAGATCTTTGAGTATATCTTGCAAAATCCTGCTAAAGTCCTTCTGGTTTTTGATGGCTTTGAAGGGTTGCATGATCATGAAAATTTTCCTCGTTGCTTGGCCAGCCAGCCTGAAAAAGACTTGTGCAATATAAAGGATCTGCTTTCAGGACTGATCCAAAAAAAGATACTCAATGGTTGTACTTTATTACTTACAGCAAGACCAAAAGACAAGGTGTACCAGTATGTGTCCAAAGTGGATAAGACTATTGAAATGGCAGGATTTTCCCCTCAGCAGAGAGAACTGTACATAACCAAATACTTCAAAGGATTACCCTACTGTGATAATGCACTGAAATTAATCAAAGAGCGTGAGTACTTGTTCAGTCACTGTTACAGCCCTGTTATGTgtagatttgtttgttttctctgtgagaTGGTACTTGAAATGGGAGACAAAAGCCTTCCTTCAACTCTTACTACAGTCTTCCTGAAATTTGTTCAGCAAAAGATAATACCTATGCAAACAGATGTTACAGCTGTGCAAAATCAAGAGAGTCTTTCTACGCTAGCCCGCTTAGCCTGGTGTCTTGGAGAAAAGCACCAAAGTGCCATGAAAAGTGATCTTCTTCCTTCTAAGGAAGTTAAAGAGTTTGCTCTGAAATATGGATTTTTCCTGCCATTTGCATTCCCCAAACACTCAGATACTGGAGAAGAGGAATTTGGGAGCACATTCTCTGATTTTGTCATTCAGAATTTTTTGGGTGCGCTTCACCTTATGTTAGCAGAAGAGATCAAGGATAAAAGCCTAACAAAGTACCTGTCTTTTCCATCCAAGAAGAAAAAACCTTATAACTGGTTAGATTTAGTGCCTCGATTTTTGGCTGGATTGCTGTTCCTCCAGGATGACCCCTACTTCTGCTCCCTTTCAAATAAGGATGTAAAACAATCAGCTAAGAAGCAGAAAACACTCTTGAAGTATATTAGAAGGCTGCAGATAAATGAGCTCTGTCCGGAGAGGTTACTTGAGCTTTTACATTGTATTTATGAGGCACAAAGCGATTATCTTTTCCAGCACGTGGCCTTAAGGCTCCAGCCAGACCTGTCTTTTCTGGGCATAATTCTTACACCACCTGATGTCCACGTACTGCACTCTATTTTAAAATGGTCAAGAAAAGAGTTTTCCTTGGATTTGCGAAACAGCAGAATTGACATGCAAGGGCTGAAAGACTTGGCTGGCCTAAAGAACGTGGCGTCATTCAG GGCCTCCCTCAGTGACACGGTCAGGCTCTGGAAATCTTTAGAACAGACAAAAGACTACGAACTGCTGAGAGCATCAACAGAGAAATTTGTTCTTGATCCCTTTAAGGCAAAGACAATGAAGGACATCAGTGACCTTTCAGACCTCGTAGAGATGCAGGAGAGGATGATCAGTTG TGTGCAAGATGCATCTGGTTGCAGCAGCTATGAAATTCCTGCTATCAAAAACCTCAGAAAACTAGAATTTGC ACTGGGTCCAGTATGTGGCCTACGGGGATTCCTAAAACTCGTGGAAATCCTTGCAGCATTTCCATCACTTCAGCATTTAGA CCTTGATGCTCTGAGTGAAAATGGCATAGGAGATGAAGGAGCAAAGAGTCTGTCTGAGGTCTTTCCAACCCTGACATCACTGGAAACATTAAA CTTATCGCAGAATAAGATAACAGATGTGGGTGCGGAGAAATTAGCTACAGCTCTGCCTTCGTTGTATTCATTAAAGACACTAAG